The DNA sequence ATCAGCTGTGCCCCGAGTTCGTGACCAAGGACGGCGAGTGTTACACGCTCACGTACGCCGGCCGCCAGACCGTCGGAAGTGTCGTCTCCGGCCGGTTCAGCGGCGCCGAAGCGACCGATGTCGGCCCTCTTGCAGCAGGCGACTGCATGCACTGTGACGGTCCCGCAGAGGCGCGGTACGAGGACGGGGCCGTCGTCGTCGAGTGTCCGGCGTGTGCGGGGCTGATTATCAAGATGTCCGTGCCGCCGGTCGTCGTCGCGAACACCGATCCGTCCACCTTCCTGGAGGTGTTTAACAAGCACGTGCTGACACGGGCCGACCGTCTGAGC is a window from the Halorubrum sp. BV1 genome containing:
- a CDS encoding helix-turn-helix domain-containing protein yields the protein MSPEQQVRQRPADVFALLANDIRMDILHTLWDAAPESLSFSELRGRVGVEDSGTFNYHLDQLCPEFVTKDGECYTLTYAGRQTVGSVVSGRFSGAEATDVGPLAAGDCMHCDGPAEARYEDGAVVVECPACAGLIIKMSVPPVVVANTDPSTFLEVFNKHVLTRADRLSRGFCPLCRGRVDATLTVESDAESITHRSALDVRFTCRE